ATTTCTGCCCTTACTTTTTTCACCGGTAATATCTTCATCTCTTTCCTCCATCATCAGGTCAGTACGAGCTCTCTTGTATCCACCAGGCTCTTCAATTCTTGCATCAGTCTTTCGAATTCTCTGAAGTTCAAACTCTGTTTGCTGTCTGAAAGAGCGCTCTCCGGTCTTGGATGAACTTCGACCTCTATGCCGTCGGCTCCGACGGCCAGAATTGCCCTAGACAGGGGAATGATCAGGTCTCTTCGACCACTGGCGTGGCTCGGATCGGCAATTATCGGCAGTGGCGATTGCATTTTTATGAGGGGGATCGCCGAGATATCGAGAGTGTTCCTTGTAGATGTTTCGAAGGTTCTTATACCCCTCTCACACAGGATTATCGACATGTTACCACCATAGGCGATGTATTCTGCCGAAAGAAGAAGCTCTTCTACGGTGTTCATGAAACCCCTCTTCAAAAGCACCGGTTTTCCGCAACTGGCAACTCTTTGAATAAGCTGGAAATTCTGTGCGTTACGCGCACCTATTTGAACGATATCGCTCAGAGATGAAACGGCCTCCAACGTTGCTTCTCCGGTCACTTCCGTTACGGTCTTCATTCCATATCTATCGGCTGCCTCTCTGAGAAGTTCGAGCCCCTTTCTGCCCAATCCCTGAAACGAATATGGAGACGTCCTCGGCTTGTAGGCTCCTCCCCTGATAATTCTCACACCCATTTCAGAGAGGAAGGCCGCGCTCTCTTCGATCATCGACCGATCCTCGACCGCGCAAGGACCGGCCATAACAGCGAACTTTCCGTTCCCTATCGATACATCTCCGACCTCGACGTTGAGATCCTCGCCATGGAACTCCCTGGATACTAGCTTGAAAGGCTTCAGTACCCGCACCACCTGCTCCACGCATTCTAGCGCTTCGAAACGTTCAACTGATGTGTACCGATCATCCCCGATGATGCCTACCACTATCTTCTCCGCTCCTTTTGAGATGTGACAACTTAGACCCAGTCGGGAGGACAACGCCTCCACCTTTTCGATCTCTTCATCGCCGCTCCCGTTCCTTAAAATCACTACCATACTTCACCCCGCATTCTAAAAAAGAAAGAGGGTCTCCGGATTGGAGACCCTCTCAATCTTTACTCCGGAGTAAATGCGAAAGCATCTACCCGGAGAGCTGGCTCACGAGCAGATGCTCATAATATAATAATAGCTATTTGCATTTATCCAGGAAAAATCGAATATAGACATATTCGCGCTCCTCATTGAATTAAGTAGATTCTACACTTTTCGGATGGCTCGAGTCAAATTTTTCTGGCGAATAAATTTGTTATCTTTAAGAAACGATTGTATTTTACGGACGTATACATCGAAACGATCAATACATCTTCTCAAGATCCACAATGTCGATCGGATTACCCGTGAGAAGGTAATGTCCGATACTTTCAACTGTTTCATCTACCATAGCCTGCATGCTCTCAGTGGTCCAGCTCCCAACGTGAGGGGACAGGACGACGTTCGGTAATGTGTGAATCGGATATCTTGATGGGAGCGTTACCGGTCTATCGATGGAAGGATAATCATACCAGACATCTATGGCAGCGCCGGCAAGTTTACCGCTCATTAACGATTCGGCCAGTGCTTTTTCTTCTACCACTTTTCCCCTGCTTATGTTTATGAGATAAGCGCTGCCCATGGCATCCAGGACTTCCTGATTCACGATTCCAAGAGTTTCTGAGGTCAAAGGCAGAGCCACGAAAACCAGCTCAGCACCTCTAACGGCTTGTTTGATGTCGTTCGTGATAAAGTCTAAACCTGGATAGCTACCCGAAGGCTCCTTCTTAAAACCATTTATCCTGCAGCGGAACGCTTTAAGGAAACCGGCAATTTTCTGGCCTATTTGACCGAGGCCTAGAATCGCGCATTTTCTTTCTAATATTGAAAACCATGTGAATTCTTTGCTTGAAGGTCTTCCTAGCCATACACCCCTCTCGAGGTTTTTGTGGAGCTCAACCACTCTACCCGTAACGGCCATTGCCAGTGCAATGGCCCTTTCCGCAACCACCTCGGCGTTTCCGTGGTTGTTAGCCAGAATTATTGAACGCTTCTTGAGCTCATTCAGAGGCAGGCCATCAACACCAGTCCATGGAACGAAGACGGCCTTCAGTTTGACGGCTTTTGTTAGTTCCTCTTTGCTGAGCGAACCTTTGACCAATACATCTGCCTCGGGCAACAGTTCCTTAGGATCATTATGATCCAGATAAGAGACGAAATCATGTCCGGGGAAGGCCTTTCTTAGTTGATCTAGTTTTCCATCCCAGTATTTGTCAAATTTATTCAAAAACAGTACCAACACTCAATTTACCTCCTTGAAGAATAGTCTGAAGAATTCACTACAAATAAATATTTCTCTCAACGAGCAGAGAGAGGTAATGGTGATTCAACCATTATTGGCCAATTACCTCAAACACTCTCAGGTCTTCCCGGCGAACCGGAAAAGACCTCCTCAAAACCTTCGGTAAGACCGTTCGGATCTGCTTTTTCGATCATGGGTTCAATATTTTCTCGCCTCTTTTGCTTGAGCCGTGTCCGGAGCGTTCTTCAATATCCACCTCCATTGTTCGTAAGCTTTATCGCTGTTCCTTTTTTCATGAAGGCTTCTCCCAGGTTCAAACGACTGTTCAGCAATATATCATCAACTACCGTACCCTTTGAATACAACTAAATAATTCTTTCGAAATCGGCGATCGATGTATCGAGTTTCCCGAAAAACCGGGAATGTTTATGTACGCGTTGGCTCGTATAAAGAGTATCATGATATTATCGCCGTGATTTTCGACCGCCCTATCGAGGTACTCGAAATCTTTGTTGAGATTGTGGAGCTTCCCGAAGGGGTTCCAGTCGTCCCCGGCCCTCAACAGGTGAGAAGATCCAAGATAAGAGGTTGCCAGATCTTCTTCTTCGTCTCTTATAAGCTTTTCGAAGAGTTTTATTACCTTCAAGACATAATCTTTGTCTCCCCGCACCCCGGCGTTGTGGTAAGCTATTCCTAGCTCAAATAAAAGACTCCTGTCTTCCGGATTGGCCACCAGGCTCTCGAGGCTTTCTATCTCTGTTGCCACGCATACACACGAAAAAAACACTAACAGAACCAGCACGGGCGTTCTCAAAAAAAGACCTCCAGATAGATTTTATCACGTGGCAAATGAAGGACCCTGTCTTCTGAAGTAATTGGACCGAATTTTCACCCGCATAAGAGTGTTCGTTCTGAAACGATACATCAGTGTCAGTATTTAGAGGTCCGCGAAAAAAACGGATATAGCTTTGGCCACTCCTCCCTCGGAATTTGAAGAAGTTATGTATTTGCTTTCTTCCTTCACGACATCCATAGCGTTTGCGACTGCTATGGGCATTCCCACCCTCCTCATCAGTGGAATATCTGCCAGATGATCACCTATAAAGACTACCTTCGATGGGGAAACACTATGGTACTCGAGAAAGCTGTCCAAAGCTTTTCCTTTAGAAATTCCCGAACCGAAAATCGAGAATAGCCCCCATCTTTCGCAATTTCTCTTCACATTCTCCAGGAGAGTCTTATCTTCGATCGAGTTCCAGTAATACTCCATGAAGGCCGAGTCGTCGCTAGTCTTGAGAAGCGTATAGCTGAAACCTCCCGGATAGTCAACAGACAATTCTTTCAAGATCGACGTGAGAGTCTCGTGAAGACCTGTAACATCGATCTGGATCAATCTTCTCTCTTCGGCTACCATATGGAGGTCATCGATATATTCAATTCTGTGAGAATAAGCCTTCAAGAAGGGCAGGTATGGATTCATTCTCAGCCTATCTTTTCTGAACCAGTCGGGAAGTTTGAGGCTGGCCTCTCTGAGAATGATATCGCAACTCCTCCCTTTCGCCATGTTGATTACCGCGTGCGCCAGATCGGGAGATACCGTTGTGCAATCGATGATTTTCCCTTTTCCAGTGATCACGAGCGCTCCGTTTTGAAGGGCGTGCGGACCTTCCGCAGATATTGAATCGAGATATCCACGAGCCATTTCGAAGTCCCTTCCGGTGAAGATACCGATAGGTATTCCCTTTTGCTTGAGATTTTTCAAAGCTTCAAGATTCTCGCTTGAAATTTTTTTATTTTCGTCTAAAAGCGTACCATCCAGGTCAAGGATGAGCGCGACGTATCTATTCATTCTGGCCTCCGCCAAACTCTTTATCAGAATTCGATTCCCTTTCTCGCCTTGACTCCTTTGGTGTAGTAATGTTTTATTTCTACCATCTCCGTTACAAGATCTGCTCTCTCTATGATCTCCTGCGGGGCCTTTCTTCCGGTCAGTACAAGTTCGGTGCGCATATTTCGCAGGTTCATGAGATTCAAAATGTCCGAGGATGAGATTAAACCGAAAAAATGCGCGATGAAGATCTCGTCTAGAATTACAAGACCGTAAGATCCTCCAGCAAGAACTTCTTCCGATCTTCTGAGGCCTTCTCGTGCTAGGCGGAAGTCCTCGGGAGAGGGGTTCTTTTCTATGAAGCAACCGCGTCCGAATTGCTCCAGAACAACGTTTGGCATCAGTTCGGCGATTTTCGTCTCTCCATATTCCATTCCCTTTATGAACTGGCCAATAAAAACGCGCATACCGCTTGCGGCAGCCCTCAGGGCAAGACCAAAGGCTGCTGTGGTCTTGCCCTTACCATTTCCCGTATAGACGTGCACGAATCCCGATTCTACGAATTTCATGCAAACCTCCATAGAGCTTTTATCAAAATACTTATTGTGATTTTAGCATCCTGTCATAAAAATACCCGGCCGAGAGAAAAGAGACTTCTATGATCTCGCTATCCTCCGAGATAGTACCTTAATTTACCAAGTTGTCATAATCATTCAAATATCGGGTAACTGTGGGAGGTTATCTTTCAGTTGGATCGACCCTGAATTTGCCCAATTTTCAATTATTAGGTTGCTCAAATGGGGTTTTATTTTTAATATAAAATGTGAATTATTTCACACCAAACTGGAGGTATGAATATGGCGAAGTATGATGTAACAAAATCAATCGATGTAAGAGGAGAAGTCTGTCCCGTGCCGGATGTCGAAACGAAAAGGGCACTCAAGAAGATGAAAGCCGGAGAGATTCTCGAAGTGTGGATCGATTACGCGATGTCGAAAGAGAGAATACCCGAAGCCGTTAAGAATCTCGGTCATGAGGTTCTCGAAATCGAGGAAACAGGCACCAGCGAGTGGAAGATCTATATAAAAGTCAAGTGATAGGCAGGAGTGAATGACTATGGCCTGGACTGGTCTCTTAATAGGGGTAATATTCGGTATCATTCTTCAAAGGGGAAGAGTATGTTTTAATTCGGCTTTCAGAGATATTTTGCTGTTCAAAGACAACTACCTGTGGAAACTAGGATTTCTCGCGGTAGGACTTCAGGCTATAACGGTTTTGTTCGTCGCCCAGATGGGTTGGATAAGAATAGCTCCCCCGACTCTGAACTTTTTCAGTAATATAGTGGGTGCTTACATTTTCGGTCTTGGAATGGTTCTGGCTGGCGGATGCGCATCCGGGGTCACGTACAGGGCCGGAGAGGGAATGACGACCGCGATGTTCGGAGCCGTTTTCTATGGTCTTGGAGCACTAGCAATGAGGAGCGGCATTTTCTCCGGCATAAGGACATGGGCAGCCGGTTTCAACATTACTGTTGCCGGAAACTCACCGGTATACTTCGATAAAGTCGGTCCTACTCTGGCGACTATATTCAACATCAATCCCTGGATACCTGCGGTTATAGTTGCAGCTTTGTTGCTCTGGTACACTCTTGGTACGAAGACCACAGATAGACCGACGAAGTTCAACTGGAAAGTAGCCGCTATAGCACTCGCTATACTTTCGCCTATCGCGTGGATAACGAGCGTAGCGGCCGGAAGAAACTACGGTTTAGGGATAACTGGCGGTTGGATATCGATCTTCGATACCTTCATATCAAACCAGCCTCTGAGATGGGATGGATACGAAATAATAGGCATAATACTTGGTGCATTGATCGCATCTCTTCTGGCCAAAGAGTTCAAGCTGAGAATGCCG
This portion of the Mesotoga infera genome encodes:
- the aroF gene encoding 3-deoxy-7-phosphoheptulonate synthase; this encodes MVVILRNGSGDEEIEKVEALSSRLGLSCHISKGAEKIVVGIIGDDRYTSVERFEALECVEQVVRVLKPFKLVSREFHGEDLNVEVGDVSIGNGKFAVMAGPCAVEDRSMIEESAAFLSEMGVRIIRGGAYKPRTSPYSFQGLGRKGLELLREAADRYGMKTVTEVTGEATLEAVSSLSDIVQIGARNAQNFQLIQRVASCGKPVLLKRGFMNTVEELLLSAEYIAYGGNMSIILCERGIRTFETSTRNTLDISAIPLIKMQSPLPIIADPSHASGRRDLIIPLSRAILAVGADGIEVEVHPRPESALSDSKQSLNFREFERLMQELKSLVDTRELVLT
- a CDS encoding 2-hydroxyacid dehydrogenase; the encoded protein is MLVLFLNKFDKYWDGKLDQLRKAFPGHDFVSYLDHNDPKELLPEADVLVKGSLSKEELTKAVKLKAVFVPWTGVDGLPLNELKKRSIILANNHGNAEVVAERAIALAMAVTGRVVELHKNLERGVWLGRPSSKEFTWFSILERKCAILGLGQIGQKIAGFLKAFRCRINGFKKEPSGSYPGLDFITNDIKQAVRGAELVFVALPLTSETLGIVNQEVLDAMGSAYLINISRGKVVEEKALAESLMSGKLAGAAIDVWYDYPSIDRPVTLPSRYPIHTLPNVVLSPHVGSWTTESMQAMVDETVESIGHYLLTGNPIDIVDLEKMY
- a CDS encoding tetratricopeptide repeat protein, with amino-acid sequence MRTPVLVLLVFFSCVCVATEIESLESLVANPEDRSLLFELGIAYHNAGVRGDKDYVLKVIKLFEKLIRDEEEDLATSYLGSSHLLRAGDDWNPFGKLHNLNKDFEYLDRAVENHGDNIMILFIRANAYINIPGFSGNSIHRSPISKELFSCIQRVR
- a CDS encoding HAD-IIB family hydrolase; this encodes MNRYVALILDLDGTLLDENKKISSENLEALKNLKQKGIPIGIFTGRDFEMARGYLDSISAEGPHALQNGALVITGKGKIIDCTTVSPDLAHAVINMAKGRSCDIILREASLKLPDWFRKDRLRMNPYLPFLKAYSHRIEYIDDLHMVAEERRLIQIDVTGLHETLTSILKELSVDYPGGFSYTLLKTSDDSAFMEYYWNSIEDKTLLENVKRNCERWGLFSIFGSGISKGKALDSFLEYHSVSPSKVVFIGDHLADIPLMRRVGMPIAVANAMDVVKEESKYITSSNSEGGVAKAISVFFADL
- a CDS encoding cob(I)yrinic acid a,c-diamide adenosyltransferase, yielding MKFVESGFVHVYTGNGKGKTTAAFGLALRAAASGMRVFIGQFIKGMEYGETKIAELMPNVVLEQFGRGCFIEKNPSPEDFRLAREGLRRSEEVLAGGSYGLVILDEIFIAHFFGLISSSDILNLMNLRNMRTELVLTGRKAPQEIIERADLVTEMVEIKHYYTKGVKARKGIEF
- a CDS encoding sulfurtransferase TusA family protein, giving the protein MAKYDVTKSIDVRGEVCPVPDVETKRALKKMKAGEILEVWIDYAMSKERIPEAVKNLGHEVLEIEETGTSEWKIYIKVK
- a CDS encoding YeeE/YedE family protein, with protein sequence MAWTGLLIGVIFGIILQRGRVCFNSAFRDILLFKDNYLWKLGFLAVGLQAITVLFVAQMGWIRIAPPTLNFFSNIVGAYIFGLGMVLAGGCASGVTYRAGEGMTTAMFGAVFYGLGALAMRSGIFSGIRTWAAGFNITVAGNSPVYFDKVGPTLATIFNINPWIPAVIVAALLLWYTLGTKTTDRPTKFNWKVAAIALAILSPIAWITSVAAGRNYGLGITGGWISIFDTFISNQPLRWDGYEIIGIILGALIASLLAKEFKLRMPKNPKTYLQVMVGGIMMGAGANLAGGCNIGHFLTGLPTLAISSIVASIFLILGNWTMAYILYRK